One window from the genome of Asterias amurensis chromosome 12, ASM3211899v1 encodes:
- the LOC139944874 gene encoding calcium-binding protein 39-like produces MPLFGTKTKTPTELVKIVHEALEVIEKCQEGKKAEKAQEDVSKNLVGMKTILYGTGDQDPQTELVGQLAHTMYDNSLLLSLITNLPYLDFEAKKDVAQIYNNILRRQIGSRSPTVDHICSKKEILFTLCRGYENQQIALNCGIMLRDSIRFVELAKIILNSDEFYKFFTYVEMSTFDIASDAFATFKELLTRHKILCAEFLEKNYDSVFEKYQKLLNSENYVTKRQSLKLLGELLLDRHNFTIMTKYISNPENLKLMMNMLRDTSRNIQFEAFHVFKVFVANPNKTPAILGILHKNQSKLVEFLSAFHTDRTEDEQFNDEKAYLIKQIKELQSDPQS; encoded by the exons ATGCCTCTTTTTgggacgaagacgaagacgccAACTGAGCTCGTCAAAATCGTCCACGAGGCGCTGGAGGTGATCGAGAAATGCCAGGAAGGAAAGAAAGCAGAGAAG gCACAAGAAGATGTATCGAAGAATCTCGTTGGGATGAAGACCATTCTCTACGGAACCGGTGATCAAGACCCGCAGACAGAGTTGGTCGGTCAGCTCGCTCACACCATGTATGATAACTCCCTCTTGCTGTCGCTTATCACGAACCTTCCTTATCTTGACTTTGAG GCAAAGAAAGATGTCGCCCAGATCTACAACAACATCTTAAGGAGGCAGATTGGGAGTCGCTCCCCGACGGTGGATCACATCTGTTCCAAAAAGGAAATCCTCTTCACACTATGCAGGGG CTATGAGAACCAGCAGATTGCATTGAACTGCGGCATCATGCTAAGGGACAGCATCCGATTTGTAGAGCTCGCTAAGATTATCCTCAACAGTGATGAGTTTTATAAATTCTTCACCTACGTAGAGATGTCAACATTTGACATCGCATCAGATGCCTTTGCAACATTCAAG GAGTTGTTAACCAGACATAAAATTCTGTGTGCGGAATTTCTAGAGAAGAATTACGACAGCGTGTTTGAAAAATACCAAAAGTTGCTGAACTCCGAGAACTACGTCACGAAGAGACAATCGTTGAAG CTGCtcggtgagctgctgctggacaGACACAACTTCACCATCATGACCAAGTATATCAGTAACCCGGAAAACCTTAAACTTATGATGAACATGCTGAGAGACACCAGCAGAAACATACAGTTTGAGGCGTTCCACGTCTTCAAG GTATTTGTAGCCAACCCGAATAAAACCCCAGCCATCCTCGGCATACTCCACAAGAACCAGAGTAAACTCGTCGAGTTCCTGTCCGCGTTCCACACCGACAGGACGGAGGACGAGCAGTTCAACGACGAGAAAGCCTATCTCATCAAACAAATCAAAGAACTACAAAGCGATCCCCAGTCATAG